In a single window of the Micromonospora sp. WMMD1155 genome:
- a CDS encoding DNA primase — protein MGNPKHTEVSVARQSPQRPDADEPELDDTTGAAEPDEIEETDRPAGPVDRALWDELRIDPVEIALPAGTGFTLRAYRPANTLTPTDVTERDLDDPFLARRQVIEEEEDDETVVILDEEVAAEFADSDEDESTRRRDASTDDTEDEADEDEADDEEVPVFLSNQGKLLLFKTPESLVSFIRSGAPNDLSQLDSWNELSERVEPADIVPLDEDTYELDLVVENLRGGHDSWDSTLLIEAGEVARDLSYALRLPAVLDMLSAGSSLDDLDEALRATANGGIGAFMGRRRLKKIGAQTASLGWRTIVGKISAVVDWRD, from the coding sequence GTGGGCAACCCGAAGCACACGGAGGTCAGCGTGGCCCGCCAGTCGCCCCAACGGCCCGACGCCGACGAGCCCGAGCTCGACGACACCACCGGCGCGGCCGAGCCAGACGAGATCGAGGAGACCGACCGCCCAGCCGGTCCGGTCGACCGTGCGCTCTGGGACGAGCTGCGCATCGATCCGGTGGAGATCGCCCTCCCCGCCGGCACCGGCTTCACGCTGCGCGCGTACCGGCCGGCCAACACGCTGACCCCGACCGACGTCACCGAGCGGGACCTGGACGACCCGTTCCTCGCCCGCCGCCAGGTGATCGAGGAGGAGGAGGACGACGAGACCGTCGTCATCCTCGACGAGGAGGTCGCCGCCGAGTTCGCCGACAGCGACGAGGACGAGTCGACGCGCCGCCGCGACGCCAGCACCGACGACACCGAGGACGAGGCCGACGAGGACGAGGCCGACGACGAGGAGGTGCCGGTCTTCCTCAGCAACCAGGGCAAGCTGCTGCTGTTCAAGACGCCCGAGTCGTTGGTCAGTTTCATCCGGTCCGGTGCTCCCAACGATCTGTCCCAACTGGACAGCTGGAATGAATTGTCCGAACGGGTGGAGCCGGCAGATATCGTGCCGCTCGACGAGGACACCTACGAGCTCGACCTCGTCGTGGAGAACCTGCGCGGCGGTCACGACAGCTGGGATTCGACCCTTCTGATCGAGGCCGGCGAGGTCGCTCGTGACCTTTCGTACGCATTGCGGCTGCCTGCGGTGCTGGACATGCTCTCTGCCGGCTCCAGCCTCGACGATCTGGACGAGGCGCTGCGCGCCACCGCCAACGGTGGCATCGGCGCCTTCATGGGTCGGCGGCGGCTGAAGAAGATCGGTGCGCAGACCGCGAGTTTGGGTTGGCGCACCATTGTCGGCAAGATCTCTGCGGTGGTGGACTGGCGCGACTGA
- a CDS encoding transposase yields the protein MSREEDDAVALVRVYCGLASADPADRPASAGSTLTSAVVDDAGRLLHVCEIGDDAAGYAQLVALLVERSGGPSGAAIAADSDDHTVISLLSAAGRPLAIADDDSVDDFAERFADDDSLEEMQSPPAERRAVGLARALQAGALSAVTLPAPRDLAGYKQVLSAHAALASGRHSAAVALREVLRELYPAALRAYPDPAEPVSLAVLDALPEPGMLGGTVARGREVSVAADAIAAHLAADGVADAEEINEAVTALRVAISETPRRAAVNRALTSAVAETVRQAVASVRACDAGCEALVSALGSRVTTPAQAPGRRAAARRGEPVGELTGLAGTGAGLRSVRPTPPAEPAPAVGRRSRPEPVPGNTPVASPRPLGPPPTAPAPVTPPPVAPAPVAPAASATPPASTLPSRTEPAPSRIDGPTNRPVSSPPPPPPGITPIAPAQRGTVPPAEAGEPFRPTLTTAAINSARAERQRTVIPPRPKTNGERPSHLQRPVEEPPTGGFSATDLSIPVPIPRPGQDAAPPGSRANWPLVNNPEDPADSSPNNPVAYPYGGGRGIDAPTDPGRADGRVTPPWLADDLPQEPPMLRLVEPPPLADRALREGLNPPTEPHLETPPLRLVDREQAARGGRAAARAAEHRPLPTMEHRPPPMEHRPPPVEHRPPPVADEGDGDLLIFAQAKSAWFVGHADESDLDWSTTADTGWQAAEQAARPAVGAETNAGLPKRVPQANLVPGSPLREERPLRIVRDAASLAENTTGYFRGWRRGQEIGGFAVGGRPGREAAGGWDFSRDHGDRDDDREYEYRSAGYQS from the coding sequence CTGTCCCGGGAGGAGGACGACGCCGTGGCGCTCGTGCGCGTTTACTGCGGTCTGGCCTCGGCGGATCCGGCTGACCGACCGGCCTCCGCCGGCTCGACGCTGACGTCCGCTGTGGTCGACGACGCAGGCCGTCTGCTGCATGTCTGCGAGATCGGCGACGACGCCGCTGGCTACGCCCAGCTCGTCGCGCTGCTCGTGGAGCGGTCGGGCGGGCCGAGCGGTGCGGCCATCGCCGCCGACAGCGACGACCACACGGTCATCTCGCTGTTGAGCGCGGCGGGTCGACCCCTGGCGATCGCCGACGACGACTCGGTGGACGACTTCGCCGAGCGGTTCGCCGACGACGACTCCCTCGAGGAGATGCAGTCGCCGCCGGCCGAACGACGGGCCGTCGGCCTGGCCCGCGCGTTGCAGGCGGGCGCGCTCTCGGCCGTCACCCTGCCGGCGCCCCGGGATCTCGCCGGCTACAAGCAGGTGCTCTCCGCGCACGCCGCGCTGGCCAGTGGTCGACACTCCGCCGCCGTCGCATTGCGCGAGGTCCTCCGTGAGCTCTACCCGGCGGCCCTGCGGGCATACCCGGACCCGGCCGAGCCGGTCTCGCTGGCGGTGCTCGACGCGCTGCCCGAGCCGGGCATGCTCGGCGGCACCGTCGCCCGTGGTCGCGAGGTGTCGGTCGCGGCCGACGCCATCGCCGCGCATCTCGCCGCCGACGGGGTCGCCGACGCCGAGGAGATCAACGAGGCGGTCACCGCCCTGCGGGTCGCCATCTCCGAGACGCCCCGACGTGCCGCGGTCAACCGGGCGCTCACCTCGGCGGTGGCCGAGACGGTCCGGCAGGCTGTCGCCTCCGTCCGCGCCTGCGACGCGGGGTGTGAGGCTCTGGTCAGTGCGCTCGGCTCCCGGGTGACCACGCCTGCCCAGGCGCCCGGCCGCCGTGCCGCCGCCCGTCGCGGTGAGCCGGTCGGCGAGCTGACCGGGCTCGCCGGCACCGGTGCCGGGCTGCGCTCGGTCCGGCCCACGCCGCCCGCCGAGCCCGCCCCCGCCGTGGGTCGACGCAGCCGTCCCGAGCCGGTCCCCGGCAACACTCCGGTGGCGTCGCCCCGCCCACTCGGGCCTCCGCCGACGGCACCGGCTCCGGTCACGCCTCCGCCGGTCGCACCCGCGCCGGTGGCTCCGGCCGCCTCGGCCACGCCCCCGGCGTCCACACTGCCCAGTCGCACCGAGCCGGCGCCCAGCCGGATCGACGGCCCGACCAACCGGCCGGTGTCGTCGCCGCCACCTCCGCCGCCGGGGATCACCCCGATCGCACCCGCGCAACGCGGCACGGTGCCTCCGGCCGAGGCCGGTGAGCCGTTCCGGCCGACGTTGACCACCGCCGCGATCAACAGCGCTCGGGCCGAGCGGCAGCGCACCGTCATCCCGCCCCGCCCGAAGACCAACGGCGAGCGGCCGAGCCACCTGCAACGCCCGGTCGAGGAACCGCCGACCGGCGGGTTCAGCGCCACCGACCTGAGCATCCCGGTGCCGATCCCCCGGCCCGGTCAGGACGCCGCTCCCCCCGGATCCCGGGCCAACTGGCCGCTGGTCAACAACCCGGAGGACCCGGCCGACAGCTCGCCGAACAACCCGGTGGCCTACCCGTACGGTGGCGGGCGCGGTATCGACGCCCCCACCGACCCGGGCCGGGCCGACGGTCGGGTGACCCCGCCCTGGTTGGCCGACGACCTGCCCCAGGAGCCGCCCATGCTGCGGCTGGTGGAGCCACCGCCGCTGGCCGACCGCGCGCTGCGAGAAGGGCTCAACCCGCCCACCGAGCCGCACCTGGAGACGCCCCCGCTGCGGTTGGTCGACCGGGAGCAGGCTGCTCGTGGCGGCCGAGCGGCTGCTCGCGCCGCCGAGCACCGGCCACTACCCACGATGGAGCACCGACCGCCGCCCATGGAGCACCGGCCACCGCCGGTCGAGCATCGGCCACCGCCGGTCGCCGACGAGGGCGACGGTGACCTGCTGATCTTCGCGCAGGCCAAGTCGGCGTGGTTCGTCGGCCATGCCGACGAGTCCGACCTGGACTGGTCGACCACTGCCGACACCGGCTGGCAGGCCGCCGAACAGGCCGCCCGTCCCGCGGTGGGCGCCGAGACCAACGCCGGGCTGCCGAAGCGCGTGCCACAGGCCAATCTGGTCCCGGGCTCCCCGCTGCGCGAGGAGCGTCCACTGCGGATAGTGCGCGATGCGGCAAGCCTCGCGGAGAACACCACCGGCTACTTCCGTGGCTGGCGTCGCGGTCAGGAGATCGGCGGTTTCGCGGTGGGCGGTCGGCCCGGCCGCGAGGCGGCCGGCGGCTGGGACTTCAGCCGCGACCACGGGGACCGCGACGACGACCGGGAGTACGAGTACCGCTCCGCCGGTTACCAGTCCTGA
- a CDS encoding ATP/GTP-binding protein produces the protein MSHRPPNPGGRVTSAKIVIAGGFGVGKTTLVGSVSEITPLTTEAIMTSAGVGVDDTRQVPGKSTTTVAMDFGRISIDRDLILYLFGTPGQTRFWFMWDELVRGAIGAVVLVDTRRLADCFAAIDFFEHRRLPYLVAINCFDGMQYHDPQDVRDALAISSDVPVVACDARNRESTKHVLISLVEYVLTMRRTRAVAPA, from the coding sequence ATGTCGCACCGCCCGCCGAACCCGGGCGGCCGCGTGACGTCGGCGAAGATCGTTATCGCCGGTGGATTCGGCGTCGGTAAGACGACGCTGGTCGGCTCGGTCTCGGAGATCACGCCGCTGACCACCGAGGCCATCATGACCTCGGCCGGCGTGGGCGTCGACGACACCCGGCAGGTGCCGGGCAAGTCGACGACCACGGTGGCCATGGACTTCGGCCGGATCTCGATCGACCGAGACCTGATCCTGTACCTGTTCGGTACGCCGGGTCAGACCCGATTCTGGTTCATGTGGGACGAACTGGTTCGGGGTGCGATCGGCGCGGTCGTGCTGGTGGATACTCGCCGGCTGGCCGACTGCTTCGCGGCGATCGACTTCTTCGAGCACCGACGCCTCCCGTACCTGGTGGCGATCAACTGCTTCGACGGGATGCAGTACCACGACCCGCAGGACGTTCGGGACGCCTTGGCGATCTCCAGCGACGTGCCGGTGGTGGCCTGCGACGCCCGTAACCGGGAGTCGACGAAGCACGTGCTGATCTCGCTGGTCGAGTACGTGCTCACCATGCGCCGTACGCGCGCCGTCGCCCCGGCCTGA
- a CDS encoding DUF742 domain-containing protein has translation MADRDEPTGALVRPYAVTRGRTRPRLDIALEALVETTVRGRAAANGNGGQGREHQYIAALCDGRVQSLAEIAARMQLPLGVARVLIADMATDGLVAVHEPTILDDSDDAVGTELLERVLSGLRRL, from the coding sequence ATGGCCGATCGTGACGAACCGACCGGAGCGTTGGTCCGTCCATACGCCGTGACCCGTGGTCGTACCCGTCCCCGGCTCGACATCGCGCTGGAGGCGCTCGTCGAGACGACGGTGCGCGGTCGCGCCGCTGCCAACGGCAACGGCGGCCAGGGCCGCGAACACCAGTACATCGCCGCGCTGTGTGACGGACGCGTGCAGTCGCTCGCGGAGATCGCGGCGCGGATGCAGCTCCCGCTCGGTGTGGCCCGGGTGCTCATCGCCGACATGGCGACGGACGGCCTGGTCGCGGTCCACGAGCCGACCATCCTGGACGACTCCGACGACGCGGTGGGCACTGAACTGCTGGAGAGGGTGCTGAGTGGACTTCGCAGGCTCTGA
- a CDS encoding roadblock/LC7 domain-containing protein — protein sequence MTTTQDLGWLLANFADRVPGVAHAVAVSADGLLLASSRDLPRDRADQLAAISSGLVSLTQGAARCFEGGAVLQTVVEMDNGFLFLMSISDGSSFAVLAARSSDVGQVGYEMALLVDRVGDALTPQPRAAAGMLG from the coding sequence ATGACAACTACTCAGGATCTTGGTTGGCTTCTGGCCAACTTCGCCGACCGGGTGCCCGGTGTCGCGCATGCGGTCGCCGTCTCGGCCGACGGCCTACTCCTGGCGTCGTCACGGGACCTGCCGCGCGACCGGGCCGACCAGCTCGCCGCGATCTCGTCGGGTCTGGTCAGCCTGACCCAGGGGGCAGCGCGCTGCTTCGAGGGAGGCGCGGTTTTGCAGACCGTCGTGGAGATGGACAATGGCTTCCTGTTCCTGATGTCCATCTCGGATGGCTCGTCCTTCGCCGTGCTGGCTGCTCGCAGCTCCGACGTGGGCCAGGTCGGCTACGAGATGGCGCTGCTGGTCGACCGGGTCGGTGACGCGCTGACCCCGCAGCCGCGTGCGGCTGCGGGAATGCTGGGTTGA